In one window of Maribacter sp. BPC-D8 DNA:
- a CDS encoding glycoside hydrolase family 10 protein yields MTKQLTLLTLLLLLLNSCGVFQSYEKHPKREFRGVWIATVVNIDWPKNGNDTSKKQKADYLKILDFYEKENYNAVIVQVRAAGDAFYESEYAPYSRFLTGEEGTAPKWNTDVLEWMINEAHQRGMEFHAWLNPYRATFDENFEVLSETHDYCTHPEWIVHYGKKNYYNPGLPEVRKHFSNIIAELVASYDVDAIHFDDYFYPYTIKDAVFNDSLAFETYAQNDQTIDDWRRSNIDSLVSQSHKTIKSIKPWVQFGISPFGVWKNNSTDPKGSDTKAGQTTYEDLYADPLLWMEKGWIDYLAPQVYWSMDLPVASHTKIVDWWSKNNYGTNLYIGNGPYKIRNNSDKAWDDIKEIPNQLELARETPEIQGNIMFSAKSLMSDNDDVVEYIHKKYYKLPALNPIFSLAKNHISMTPKLLDVSFVDDEVILEYDDLRGLRYALLYKAGRKVKEEYSIKKLLSKNLVVPNSNTIRISKSDYRKSFYSVSFIDFYGAETKPTVINLKNSPKNDSKR; encoded by the coding sequence ATGACAAAACAACTAACACTACTCACCCTTCTACTTTTACTTCTTAATTCTTGCGGAGTTTTTCAATCGTATGAAAAACACCCAAAGAGAGAATTTAGAGGCGTATGGATTGCTACAGTGGTCAATATCGATTGGCCAAAAAATGGTAATGACACTTCTAAGAAACAAAAAGCAGATTACCTTAAAATTCTAGACTTTTACGAAAAAGAAAACTACAATGCTGTAATCGTACAAGTTCGTGCTGCAGGTGATGCTTTTTACGAATCTGAATATGCACCATACTCCCGATTTTTAACGGGCGAAGAAGGTACGGCACCAAAATGGAATACAGATGTTCTTGAATGGATGATTAATGAAGCGCACCAACGTGGCATGGAGTTTCACGCATGGTTGAATCCGTATAGAGCAACTTTCGATGAAAATTTCGAAGTCCTTTCTGAAACCCATGACTACTGCACTCACCCAGAGTGGATCGTGCATTATGGTAAAAAGAACTACTACAACCCTGGGCTACCTGAAGTACGCAAGCATTTTTCTAATATCATTGCAGAATTGGTTGCTAGCTATGATGTAGATGCCATTCATTTCGATGATTATTTTTACCCGTACACCATTAAAGATGCTGTTTTTAATGACTCTTTAGCATTTGAAACTTACGCTCAAAATGACCAAACTATTGATGACTGGCGACGTAGCAATATAGATTCTCTTGTAAGCCAATCTCACAAAACTATAAAATCGATTAAGCCATGGGTACAGTTCGGTATTAGTCCGTTCGGGGTTTGGAAAAACAATTCGACCGACCCAAAAGGTTCAGATACTAAAGCAGGGCAAACTACCTATGAAGATTTATACGCAGACCCGCTACTTTGGATGGAAAAAGGGTGGATCGATTACCTAGCTCCGCAAGTATATTGGAGTATGGATCTACCTGTAGCGTCTCACACAAAAATTGTAGACTGGTGGTCTAAAAATAATTATGGCACCAATCTTTATATAGGTAATGGTCCATATAAAATTAGAAACAACAGCGATAAAGCCTGGGACGATATTAAAGAGATCCCCAACCAATTAGAACTTGCACGAGAGACTCCGGAAATTCAGGGTAATATCATGTTCAGTGCTAAATCTCTAATGAGTGACAATGATGACGTTGTTGAATATATTCACAAGAAATATTATAAGTTACCCGCTTTGAATCCTATTTTTTCACTGGCAAAAAATCATATTTCAATGACACCTAAACTTTTAGATGTTTCTTTTGTTGATGATGAGGTTATTCTAGAATACGACGATTTAAGAGGCTTGCGTTATGCTCTTCTATATAAGGCTGGCAGAAAAGTAAAAGAGGAATATTCTATTAAAAAATTGCTCTCAAAAAATTTAGTAGTACCGAATTCTAATACCATTCGCATATCAAAATCAGATTACCGTAAATCATTTTACAGTGTCAGCTTTATTGATTTTTATGGCGCAGAAACGAAACCAACAGTCATCAACCTAAAGAACAGTCCTAAAAATGATTCAAAAAGATAA
- a CDS encoding AmpG family muropeptide MFS transporter gives MIQKDKGAWAWVPVLYFTQGLPYVLVVTVSVIMYKKLGVSNEDIGLYTSLLYLPWVLKPLWSPFVDLKSTKRKWFLAMQLLIAISLLGVGLTLPTNMFFISSLACFWMAAFASATNDIASDGYYMLGLTEKKQSFFVGMRSTFYRLAMVTGEGLIVVLAGFLENKYGDNTKAWSVTMSAAAFLMLIMTVANFFVTPKYEAENTEDKEKPAGFLEVFTTFFQKPGIGIALAFILTYRLGESQLVKMTSPFLLDSPDKGGLGYSTEQLGTIFGTAGVIFLSIGGILGGVLISRDGLKKWMLPMVLSLNLPNILYAILAITNTTNIYAVTATVIFEKFGYGFGFAAFLMYLIYIADGKSKTSHYAIATGFMALGMMLPGMASGYIQQWLGYDGFFVWVVIAALPTVFLLKFISYPADFGKKTTSPNE, from the coding sequence ATGATTCAAAAAGATAAAGGTGCCTGGGCATGGGTTCCAGTTTTATATTTTACACAAGGGCTGCCGTATGTTTTGGTAGTTACCGTTTCGGTAATTATGTACAAAAAATTAGGCGTCAGCAATGAAGACATTGGACTGTATACCAGTTTATTATATCTACCATGGGTTTTGAAACCATTATGGAGTCCGTTTGTAGATCTTAAAAGCACCAAGCGTAAATGGTTTTTAGCCATGCAACTGTTAATTGCAATTTCATTATTGGGCGTTGGTTTAACCTTACCGACCAATATGTTTTTCATATCATCATTAGCCTGTTTTTGGATGGCTGCTTTTGCATCGGCAACTAACGACATTGCCTCAGATGGGTATTATATGTTGGGCTTGACCGAAAAGAAACAATCTTTCTTCGTGGGAATGCGAAGTACTTTTTATAGGTTAGCGATGGTAACCGGTGAAGGATTAATTGTTGTCTTAGCAGGATTTTTAGAAAACAAATATGGTGACAACACCAAAGCCTGGAGCGTAACTATGTCGGCAGCAGCATTTTTAATGTTGATTATGACCGTTGCTAACTTTTTTGTTACTCCGAAATATGAAGCTGAAAATACAGAGGACAAAGAAAAACCTGCTGGGTTCTTAGAAGTATTTACTACTTTTTTCCAAAAACCAGGTATTGGTATTGCGCTGGCATTTATACTTACCTATCGATTAGGAGAATCGCAATTGGTAAAAATGACATCACCGTTTTTATTGGACTCTCCCGATAAAGGCGGATTAGGATATTCAACAGAACAACTAGGAACCATTTTCGGTACAGCAGGAGTTATTTTTCTTTCTATAGGCGGAATTTTAGGAGGAGTTTTAATTTCTAGGGACGGTCTAAAAAAATGGATGCTACCTATGGTACTTTCGCTAAACCTACCTAATATCTTATATGCAATATTAGCAATCACAAATACCACTAATATTTATGCAGTAACGGCAACCGTGATTTTTGAGAAATTCGGTTACGGCTTCGGTTTCGCAGCCTTTTTAATGTACCTCATTTATATTGCCGACGGCAAGTCTAAAACATCGCATTACGCCATTGCCACAGGATTTATGGCACTGGGCATGATGTTACCAGGTATGGCCAGTGGCTATATTCAACAATGGTTAGGTTACGACGGGTTTTTCGTTTGGGTAGTTATTGCTGCCTTACCTACGGTATTCTTACTAAAATTCATTTCTTATCCGGCAGATTTCGGTAAAAAAACAACATCTCCCAATGAATAA
- a CDS encoding DeoR/GlpR family DNA-binding transcription regulator: protein MLKEERQQTILSEVDLHNRILITDIAEALDVSIDTIRRDVKELDAENKLRKVHGGAISMGYMTNSARNTNIYKIEDKAAIATKAVSMLRDGAVIFLDGGTTCMELARIIPENLNLTCFTISLPVAMELSHKANINVISIGGQISKEAQIAIGANAIHHISEIRFDYSFIGTGYVDATYGLTEFDWDIVQIKKAVIKASKKTVLLSISEKLNSQHRYKTCDINSINTMITELKPDDELLKAFRNHDIKII, encoded by the coding sequence ATGCTAAAAGAAGAACGTCAGCAAACCATTTTAAGTGAGGTTGATCTACACAATAGAATACTTATAACAGATATTGCCGAGGCATTAGACGTGTCTATAGATACTATTAGACGTGACGTCAAAGAGCTTGACGCGGAGAATAAACTGCGTAAGGTTCATGGTGGTGCAATCTCTATGGGTTACATGACCAATAGTGCGAGAAATACCAATATATATAAGATAGAAGATAAAGCAGCGATTGCTACCAAGGCAGTTAGTATGTTGCGAGATGGTGCCGTTATTTTTTTAGATGGTGGTACTACCTGTATGGAACTTGCCAGAATTATACCTGAGAATTTAAACCTTACTTGTTTTACAATCAGTTTGCCGGTGGCTATGGAATTGTCTCATAAGGCAAATATTAATGTGATTTCTATCGGCGGACAAATTTCTAAGGAAGCACAGATTGCTATTGGCGCAAATGCCATTCATCATATTTCTGAAATACGGTTCGATTATAGTTTTATAGGTACAGGATATGTTGATGCTACCTACGGATTAACAGAATTTGATTGGGATATTGTTCAAATCAAAAAAGCGGTAATTAAAGCTTCAAAGAAAACGGTCTTATTGTCTATCTCTGAAAAACTGAATTCTCAGCATCGCTATAAAACATGTGACATCAATAGTATAAATACGATGATTACAGAATTAAAGCCTGATGACGAATTGCTTAAGGCTTTTAGAAACCACGATATAAAAATTATTTAA
- the nagB gene encoding glucosamine-6-phosphate deaminase, whose product MKTTVKNSKIDISHKPIGQFEETRFEKIHNVIFEDSNEASIVVAHEIAALIKKRQGQKRNCVLGLATGSSPIRVYEELVRMHKEEGLSFKNVITFNLDEYLPMEPNNIQSYFYFMHEHLFNHVDIPEKNIHIPDGTVSNEETTAYCLSYDRKIKEHGGLDFQLLGIGRTGHVGFNEPGSHFNSGTRVITLDHITRVDAAPSFLGIANVPRKAITMGIATVRKAKRIVLLGWGENKAGIIKKTIEGDISSHVPATYLQEHDNCTFVLDTGAGSQLTRNKTPWLVDSCEWNEELKAKAMVWLCETTGKTILSLTDKDYNDNGMADLLALDDSYDLNIEMFNKLQHTITGWPGGKPNADDTHRPERATPAKKRVIIFSPHPDDDVISMGGTFDRLVEQGHDVHIVYQTSGNIAVSDTDARKYAEIAMQINPSDEAKNIIKSIADKNETRIDAPEVRNLKGKIRRGESYAATRYMGLDDKNVHFLDLPFYETGTIKKKNLSEEDIKIVVDIIKQIKPHQIYAAGDLADPHGTHKVCLDAVFAACEELKSESFMKDCWVWLYRGAWHEWDINEIEMAVPMSPGQVLKKRYAIFCHQSQKDGVMFQGDDSREFWMRAEERNRDTANKYKAMGLSSYAAMEAFVRHKFN is encoded by the coding sequence ATGAAAACAACCGTTAAAAATTCTAAAATCGACATCTCACACAAGCCTATAGGTCAGTTTGAAGAAACACGATTCGAAAAAATACATAATGTCATTTTCGAAGACTCCAATGAAGCTTCGATAGTAGTAGCTCATGAAATTGCTGCTTTAATAAAAAAGAGACAAGGGCAAAAGAGAAATTGTGTTTTAGGTTTAGCAACTGGTTCTTCACCAATACGGGTTTATGAAGAATTGGTTCGTATGCATAAAGAAGAAGGTTTAAGCTTTAAAAATGTTATCACCTTTAACTTAGATGAATACTTACCGATGGAGCCGAATAACATACAGAGTTATTTCTATTTCATGCATGAGCATCTTTTTAATCATGTAGATATACCTGAAAAGAATATTCATATTCCTGACGGTACCGTAAGTAATGAAGAAACTACAGCATATTGCTTAAGCTATGACCGCAAAATTAAAGAACATGGCGGTTTAGACTTTCAATTATTAGGTATTGGTAGAACAGGGCATGTTGGCTTCAATGAGCCAGGATCACATTTTAATTCTGGAACACGGGTAATTACTTTAGATCATATAACTCGCGTAGATGCAGCACCTTCTTTTTTAGGAATAGCCAATGTACCTAGAAAAGCAATTACCATGGGGATTGCCACGGTAAGAAAAGCCAAGAGAATTGTTTTATTGGGCTGGGGTGAAAACAAAGCGGGTATTATAAAAAAGACCATTGAAGGTGATATTTCATCGCATGTACCAGCAACCTACTTACAAGAACATGACAATTGTACTTTTGTTTTAGATACTGGTGCAGGTAGCCAATTAACTAGAAATAAAACACCTTGGTTAGTAGATTCTTGCGAATGGAACGAGGAGTTAAAAGCAAAAGCCATGGTTTGGCTTTGTGAAACTACAGGTAAAACTATTTTAAGTTTAACCGATAAAGATTATAATGATAACGGTATGGCTGATCTTTTAGCCTTAGATGATTCTTATGATCTTAATATTGAAATGTTCAATAAATTACAACATACCATTACCGGTTGGCCAGGCGGAAAACCTAATGCTGATGACACCCACAGACCAGAACGTGCTACACCGGCTAAAAAGCGAGTTATCATATTTAGTCCGCACCCAGATGATGATGTTATTTCTATGGGCGGCACTTTTGACAGGTTAGTTGAACAAGGGCATGATGTACATATTGTATATCAAACTTCAGGTAACATTGCAGTTTCAGATACCGATGCTAGAAAATATGCTGAAATAGCTATGCAGATTAATCCGTCTGATGAGGCTAAAAATATTATTAAGTCTATAGCAGATAAAAACGAAACTCGAATTGATGCTCCAGAAGTTAGAAATTTAAAGGGAAAAATAAGAAGAGGAGAATCTTATGCCGCAACCAGGTATATGGGACTTGATGATAAAAACGTACATTTTTTAGATCTTCCGTTTTATGAAACAGGTACTATAAAAAAGAAAAACTTATCTGAAGAAGATATTAAGATTGTTGTTGATATTATCAAACAGATAAAACCTCATCAAATTTATGCCGCTGGCGATTTAGCCGATCCGCATGGTACACATAAGGTGTGTTTAGATGCAGTATTTGCAGCGTGCGAAGAATTGAAATCAGAATCATTTATGAAAGATTGCTGGGTTTGGTTGTACAGAGGCGCTTGGCATGAGTGGGATATTAATGAAATTGAAATGGCAGTACCAATGAGTCCGGGGCAAGTATTGAAAAAGCGATATGCTATTTTCTGCCACCAGTCTCAAAAAGACGGCGTAATGTTTCAAGGTGACGACTCTAGAGAATTCTGGATGCGCGCAGAAGAAAGAAACCGCGATACCGCTAATAAATACAAAGCAATGGGCTTATCATCATACGCAGCAATGGAAGCCTTTGTAAGACATAAATTCAACTAA